CTGCCGAATCTCTGTCGTTACTTTGCCTTTACCACTGCTCGTCATCGCCGCTTGATAAGCCTCCTTCGACGCTTCTGCCAGATGTTGCTGCTCCCTTGTGGTGGTAAAAATAACAGAACGGTACTGAGTGCCAATATCATTGCCCTGACGCATCCCCTGGGCAGGGTCGTGTGATTCCCAGAACAGCTTCATTAGCGCTTCCAGAGTGATCACACCGGAATCAAATACCACCATCACAACTTCAGCATGACCTGTACCACCTGAACAGACCTCCCGATAAGAAGGGTTCGGCGTGTAACCACCGGCATAACCAACCGCTGTCGTCCACACGCCAGGCTGCTTCCAGAACAGTCGTTCAGCCCCCCAGAAACACCCCATCCCCAGATAAATCTCTTCACAGGACTCAGGAAACGGAGCCAC
Above is a genomic segment from Endozoicomonas euniceicola containing:
- the msrA gene encoding peptide-methionine (S)-S-oxide reductase MsrA, which gives rise to MAIYSKQIIPSADEALPGREKSIALAGQHFVHGRSIVAPFPESCEEIYLGMGCFWGAERLFWKQPGVWTTAVGYAGGYTPNPSYREVCSGGTGHAEVVMVVFDSGVITLEALMKLFWESHDPAQGMRQGNDIGTQYRSVIFTTTREQQHLAEASKEAYQAAMTSSGKGKVTTEIRQAPSFYYAEDYHQQYLAKNVNGYCGLGGTGVCLP